A single genomic interval of Nonomuraea rubra harbors:
- a CDS encoding peroxidase family protein: MAKQQERVVAEPPVMREPSTTDQYERYAGGSPERERVILERLARDLMRVQLKTRERTGAAGIDRTFHAKTVLGVENARLTFLPSLPEDLRTGFAQPGAEYPVIVRLSNASGAHRPDSAPDLRGAALRIQAGPEETHDLLLTNHPVSPARNAREFVVLAQVMAGAATPLRKAVALYVKLPWALGPSTAARIRRTVLAGTRREVRSLALETYWSQGAILWGEAGPVRYRLRPAPGTPAAPPPPREDADHLSHELAARLSRQDLAFELCVQRYEDARLTPIEDGAADWPDADVPVIPVATLTIPRQDLGTADARAAETRIDRLAFDPWNTTDAFRPLGNLNRARKAAYEAGSAHRLGRRFLTPTPRRNLAVAALLRGVFGVLNRYVPWHRLPTWIGLLNVATIRQVLRRDNLIDTEVRQAPPQPHPVPPPLDEALLVRRTYDGTYNDLSDPAMGALGSPFGRNLRPVYRPDLFDEPNPVVVSRELLHRDSFIPARSLNVIAAAWIQFQVHDWVDHRRCPPGAASVEVPLPYGMTWTNTPGGAPEGVMRFAENDDLRPAGGTGPPILSANAASHWWDGSEVYGGDETVARSLREPDGGASLRLEDGHLVPGPDGIPITGFRNNWWLGLSVMHTLFAREHNAVCRALRAEYPSMDEESVYHTARLVVSALIAKIHTVEWTPAILATELIDIGLTANWQGPPKNWLTQLGLWLADAHALTGIPRTLPDHHGTLYSLTEDFVTVYRMHPLIPDDYQLADHRSGRHLETLGFTDVQGAATEPVMRRTGLANSLYSLGIAHPGAITLRNFPRALQAFEREGEIIDLSVVDLVRTRRRAVPRYNDFRAGLHQPRLRRFEDLTTDPDSLARLRDVYRSVDDIDTMVGLFAENPPERFGFSDTAFRIFILMASRRLQSDRFLTVDFRPEIYTPLGMDWVARNGMTSVVLRHCPELAAVLPRTASAFAPWRPARPEANTGIGDG, encoded by the coding sequence ATGGCCAAGCAGCAGGAGCGCGTTGTCGCTGAGCCTCCGGTGATGCGCGAGCCCTCCACGACCGACCAGTACGAGCGTTACGCCGGGGGCTCCCCCGAGCGGGAACGGGTGATCCTGGAACGGCTCGCCCGCGACCTCATGCGCGTCCAGCTGAAGACCAGGGAACGCACCGGCGCCGCCGGGATCGACCGGACCTTCCACGCGAAGACGGTCCTCGGCGTCGAGAACGCCAGGCTCACGTTCCTCCCCTCACTGCCGGAGGACCTGCGGACCGGATTCGCCCAGCCCGGCGCCGAATACCCGGTCATCGTCCGCCTGTCGAACGCGAGCGGCGCCCACCGGCCCGACTCGGCCCCCGACCTGCGGGGCGCGGCCCTGCGGATCCAGGCAGGACCGGAGGAGACCCACGACCTCCTCCTGACCAACCATCCCGTCTCCCCCGCGAGGAACGCCCGCGAGTTCGTGGTGCTCGCGCAGGTCATGGCCGGCGCGGCCACCCCGTTGCGCAAGGCCGTCGCGCTGTACGTCAAGCTGCCGTGGGCACTCGGCCCGTCCACCGCCGCCCGCATCCGGCGCACCGTGCTCGCCGGAACCCGGCGCGAGGTACGCAGCCTCGCCCTGGAGACGTACTGGAGCCAGGGCGCCATCCTCTGGGGCGAGGCCGGCCCGGTCCGCTACCGGCTCCGGCCGGCCCCGGGGACCCCGGCGGCGCCCCCTCCGCCGCGAGAGGACGCCGACCACCTGTCGCACGAGCTCGCCGCCCGCCTGTCCAGGCAGGACCTCGCCTTCGAGCTGTGCGTGCAGCGCTACGAGGACGCCCGGCTCACACCCATCGAGGACGGCGCCGCCGACTGGCCGGACGCGGACGTGCCGGTCATCCCGGTGGCCACGCTGACGATCCCGCGCCAGGACCTCGGCACCGCGGACGCCCGCGCCGCCGAGACCCGCATCGACCGGCTCGCCTTCGACCCGTGGAACACCACCGACGCCTTCCGCCCCCTCGGCAACCTGAACCGGGCGCGCAAGGCCGCCTACGAGGCCGGCAGCGCCCACCGCCTCGGCCGCCGCTTCCTCACCCCCACGCCGAGACGCAACCTCGCCGTCGCCGCCCTGCTGCGCGGCGTGTTCGGCGTGCTCAACCGGTACGTCCCCTGGCACAGGCTGCCCACCTGGATCGGCCTGCTCAACGTGGCCACCATCCGGCAGGTGCTGCGCCGCGACAACCTGATCGACACCGAGGTACGGCAGGCCCCGCCCCAGCCCCACCCGGTGCCCCCGCCCCTGGACGAGGCCCTGCTCGTCAGGCGCACCTACGACGGCACCTACAACGACCTGTCCGACCCCGCCATGGGCGCGCTCGGCTCGCCCTTCGGCCGCAACCTCCGGCCCGTCTACCGGCCGGACCTGTTCGACGAGCCGAACCCGGTGGTCGTCAGCAGGGAACTGCTCCACCGCGACAGCTTCATCCCGGCACGGTCGCTGAACGTGATCGCCGCCGCCTGGATCCAGTTCCAGGTGCACGACTGGGTGGACCACAGGCGCTGCCCGCCCGGGGCGGCGAGCGTCGAGGTGCCGCTCCCGTACGGCATGACCTGGACCAACACCCCCGGCGGCGCGCCCGAGGGCGTGATGCGCTTCGCCGAGAACGACGACCTGCGCCCGGCCGGCGGCACGGGCCCGCCGATCCTGTCCGCCAACGCGGCCTCCCACTGGTGGGACGGCTCGGAGGTCTACGGCGGCGACGAGACCGTCGCCCGATCCCTGCGCGAGCCGGACGGCGGCGCGTCGCTGCGCCTGGAGGACGGCCACCTGGTGCCGGGACCGGACGGCATCCCGATCACCGGGTTCCGCAACAACTGGTGGCTCGGGCTCAGCGTCATGCACACGCTCTTCGCCCGCGAGCACAACGCCGTGTGCCGGGCCCTGCGGGCGGAGTACCCGAGCATGGACGAGGAGTCGGTCTACCACACGGCCAGGCTCGTCGTCTCCGCGCTCATCGCCAAGATCCACACCGTGGAGTGGACCCCCGCCATCCTCGCCACCGAGCTGATCGACATCGGGCTGACGGCCAACTGGCAGGGGCCGCCGAAGAACTGGCTGACCCAGCTCGGGCTGTGGCTGGCCGACGCGCACGCGCTCACCGGCATCCCGCGGACCCTGCCCGACCATCACGGCACGCTGTACTCGCTCACCGAGGACTTCGTCACCGTCTACCGCATGCACCCGCTGATCCCGGACGACTACCAGCTCGCCGACCACCGGAGCGGGCGGCACCTGGAGACCCTCGGCTTCACCGACGTGCAGGGCGCCGCCACCGAGCCGGTCATGCGCCGGACGGGCCTGGCGAACTCGCTCTACTCGCTCGGCATCGCCCATCCCGGGGCCATCACGCTGCGCAACTTCCCGCGCGCGCTGCAGGCGTTCGAGCGCGAGGGCGAGATCATCGACCTGTCCGTGGTCGACCTGGTCCGCACGCGCCGGCGTGCCGTGCCGCGCTACAACGACTTCCGCGCCGGCCTGCACCAGCCGCGCCTGCGGCGCTTCGAGGACCTCACCACCGACCCGGACAGCCTGGCCCGGCTGCGGGACGTCTACCGCTCGGTCGACGACATCGACACGATGGTCGGGCTCTTCGCCGAGAACCCGCCCGAGCGCTTCGGCTTCAGCGACACGGCGTTCCGGATCTTCATCCTCATGGCCAGCAGGCGGCTGCAGAGCGACAGGTTCCTCACCGTCGACTTCAGGCCCGAGATCTACACCCCGCTGGGGATGGACTGGGTCGCCCGCAACGGCATGACGAGCGTCGTCCTGCGGCACTGCCCCGAGCTGGCGGCCGTCCTGCCCCGGACCGCGAGCGCCTTCGCGCCCTGGCGCCCGGCCAGGCCGGAGGCGAACACCGGCATCGGGGACGGCTGA
- a CDS encoding flavin reductase family protein, which yields MPTGHSHHSQNGQLDSRRFRQVLGRFATGVVAITAVDPMDGQPCGLAANSFTSVSLDPPLVAFCVAYTSTSWPRLRGAKALTVNVLAEHQQAVCAQLATKGGDKFAGLTWTVSPGGNPVLEGALAWLDCAVEAEHPAGDHVIVVARVLQLDTHAEGGPLVFFRGGYGGFVEPS from the coding sequence ATGCCGACGGGGCACTCGCACCACAGCCAGAACGGCCAGCTCGACAGCCGCCGTTTCCGGCAGGTGCTCGGCAGGTTCGCCACCGGCGTGGTGGCGATCACGGCCGTCGACCCCATGGACGGGCAGCCGTGCGGCCTGGCCGCCAACTCCTTCACCTCCGTCTCGCTCGACCCGCCCCTCGTGGCGTTCTGCGTCGCCTACACCAGCACGAGCTGGCCGCGGCTGCGCGGTGCGAAGGCGCTCACCGTGAACGTGCTGGCCGAGCACCAGCAGGCCGTGTGCGCGCAGCTCGCGACCAAGGGCGGCGACAAGTTCGCCGGCCTCACCTGGACGGTCTCCCCCGGCGGCAACCCGGTGCTCGAAGGCGCGCTGGCCTGGCTCGACTGCGCCGTCGAGGCCGAGCACCCGGCGGGCGACCACGTGATCGTGGTGGCCAGGGTGCTGCAGCTCGACACCCACGCGGAGGGCGGCCCGCTGGTGTTCTTCCGCGGGGGCTACGGGGGGTTCGTTGAGCCTTCGTGA
- a CDS encoding acyl-CoA dehydrogenase family protein, with amino-acid sequence MSLREEARAWLEESLGGEFAGARGLGGPGREHEGFEPRRAWERHLGKHGWTCLGWPRRYGGRAASIADQVAFHEEYARAGAPARLGLIGEGLIGPTILEYGTDAQKERFLPPIQRGEELWCQGYSEPEAGSDLANVQTRARLDGGDWVITGQKVWTSLAQWADWCFVLCRTEEGSRRHHGLSYLLVPMRQPGVEVRPIVQLTGTSEFNEVFFDGARTAAGNLLGAPGEGWRVAMATLGYERGVSTLGQQIGFGRELAEVVETARRTGAIDDPVLRDRLVRSWLELRIMRLNALRMLRPEAGPEVSIAKLYWSEWHRRLGELAQAVQGRAGLVAGADGELGELQRLYLFSRADTIYAGSSEIQRNLIAERTLGLPR; translated from the coding sequence TTGAGCCTTCGTGAGGAGGCGCGGGCCTGGCTGGAGGAGAGCCTCGGCGGCGAGTTCGCCGGCGCCAGGGGCCTGGGCGGCCCCGGGCGCGAGCACGAGGGCTTCGAGCCGAGGCGGGCGTGGGAGCGCCACCTCGGCAAGCACGGCTGGACCTGCCTGGGCTGGCCGCGGCGCTACGGCGGCCGCGCCGCCTCCATCGCCGACCAGGTCGCCTTCCACGAGGAGTACGCCAGGGCCGGCGCCCCCGCCCGCCTGGGCCTCATCGGCGAGGGCCTCATCGGCCCGACCATCCTGGAGTACGGCACCGACGCCCAGAAGGAGCGCTTCCTGCCGCCCATCCAGCGGGGCGAGGAGCTGTGGTGCCAGGGCTACTCCGAGCCCGAGGCCGGCTCCGACCTGGCGAACGTCCAGACCAGGGCCAGGCTCGACGGCGGCGACTGGGTGATCACCGGCCAGAAGGTGTGGACGTCGCTCGCGCAGTGGGCCGACTGGTGCTTCGTGTTGTGCCGGACCGAGGAGGGCTCGCGGCGGCACCACGGGCTGTCGTACCTGCTGGTCCCCATGCGGCAGCCGGGAGTCGAGGTCAGGCCGATCGTGCAGCTCACCGGGACCTCGGAGTTCAACGAGGTGTTCTTCGACGGCGCGCGTACCGCGGCGGGCAACCTTCTCGGCGCCCCCGGCGAGGGGTGGCGGGTCGCCATGGCCACGCTCGGGTACGAGCGTGGCGTGTCCACGCTCGGGCAGCAGATCGGGTTCGGGCGGGAGCTCGCCGAGGTCGTCGAGACGGCCAGGCGGACCGGCGCGATCGACGACCCGGTGCTCCGCGACCGGCTCGTCCGCTCGTGGCTGGAGCTGCGGATCATGCGGCTGAACGCGCTGCGCATGCTCCGCCCCGAGGCCGGGCCCGAGGTGTCGATCGCCAAGCTGTACTGGTCGGAGTGGCACCGCAGGCTGGGCGAGCTGGCGCAGGCCGTCCAGGGCAGGGCCGGGCTGGTCGCGGGCGCGGACGGTGAGCTCGGCGAGCTGCAGCGGCTCTACCTGTTCAGCCGGGCCGACACCATCTACGCCGGCTCCAGCGAGATCCAGCGCAACCTCATCGCCGAACGCACCCTGGGCCTGCCCCGCTGA
- a CDS encoding GNAT family N-acetyltransferase — protein sequence MHTNTLLHPLSLRRAEPADLPGVLTLLADTAEWLYTQGVRQWPRGGFGPERIEPLIEERVLFLLDDELRYLDPDESAPPVATIAIDDHADPEFWTLADDPGAALYIHKLAVARPWSGSGLGDALLDWACASAFSAGLPWVRLDCAKANPRLQGYYRDRGFRHVRTVDLPHRSSGALFQRPSEDVQTTVFRDLTVAELISA from the coding sequence ATGCACACAAACACCCTCCTTCACCCGCTCTCACTCCGCAGAGCGGAACCCGCGGACCTTCCCGGCGTCCTCACGCTGCTCGCCGACACCGCCGAGTGGCTGTACACGCAGGGAGTGCGGCAATGGCCCCGTGGAGGGTTCGGCCCCGAGCGCATCGAGCCGCTGATCGAGGAGCGCGTGCTCTTCCTCCTGGACGACGAGCTCAGATACCTCGACCCCGACGAATCGGCCCCGCCGGTGGCCACCATCGCCATCGACGACCACGCGGACCCCGAGTTCTGGACTCTCGCCGACGACCCGGGGGCCGCGCTCTACATCCACAAGCTGGCCGTCGCCCGCCCCTGGTCGGGCTCCGGCCTCGGGGACGCCCTGCTCGACTGGGCCTGCGCCTCGGCCTTCTCGGCGGGCCTGCCCTGGGTCCGCCTCGACTGCGCCAAGGCCAACCCGCGGCTGCAGGGCTACTACCGCGATCGCGGCTTCCGTCACGTACGCACGGTGGACCTGCCGCACCGATCGTCGGGCGCGCTCTTCCAGCGCCCGTCGGAGGACGTGCAGACCACGGTCTTCCGTGACCTCACGGTCGCCGAGCTGATCAGCGCGTAA
- a CDS encoding Zn-ribbon domain-containing OB-fold protein, with protein MPGYRPEPDRDSRAWWERVARREFAVQECDACGTLRFPPRAFCAACRTEGWRWREVAPEGEVESWIVSRQPFVPGLRDPYLVVMVRLKAVPGGLVYGNWRAERPPEAGERVRGVFTQVDEELIVLDWMPESCIAIRSGENSPAD; from the coding sequence ATGCCCGGCTACCGTCCCGAGCCCGACCGTGACTCGCGCGCGTGGTGGGAGCGGGTCGCCAGGCGGGAGTTCGCGGTGCAGGAGTGTGACGCCTGCGGCACTCTCCGGTTCCCGCCGCGGGCGTTCTGCGCGGCCTGCCGTACGGAGGGGTGGCGGTGGCGGGAGGTGGCGCCGGAGGGAGAGGTTGAGAGTTGGATCGTCAGCCGTCAGCCCTTCGTTCCGGGGCTCCGCGATCCATACCTAGTGGTAATGGTTCGTTTGAAGGCCGTTCCGGGCGGTCTGGTGTATGGGAACTGGCGCGCGGAGCGTCCGCCGGAGGCGGGGGAGCGGGTCCGCGGGGTGTTCACGCAGGTGGACGAGGAGTTGATCGTGCTCGACTGGATGCCGGAAAGTTGCATCGCCATCCGGTCCGGTGAAAATTCTCCCGCCGACTGA
- a CDS encoding GntR family transcriptional regulator translates to MLYQQVASELRRAIYSGVLGPGAQLPTEAQLMEDHGVSRNTVRLALGELVNEGLVTRTPRRGTVVRDRRPLLIYPQRELEPQPSGELREAFAYAVGQEGRAPSQYIEVLTVSPVEEIASRLELADGELAVVRRRLRFVDGQPYNTNDSYFPRDLVADSEIARPGDIARGANRVLEELGHAQVRVVDDIWARMPNQEEAERLQLELGTPVMVYVRVGYDGADMPVRVAVSVLPADKHLIRYELDRR, encoded by the coding sequence GTGCTGTATCAGCAGGTGGCTTCGGAGTTGCGACGAGCCATCTACTCGGGTGTCCTCGGCCCCGGGGCACAGCTGCCGACCGAGGCGCAGCTCATGGAAGACCATGGGGTGAGCAGGAACACGGTGAGGCTGGCCCTCGGCGAACTCGTCAACGAGGGTCTGGTAACGCGCACGCCGCGGCGCGGCACCGTGGTCAGGGACCGCAGACCGCTGCTGATCTATCCGCAGCGGGAGCTGGAGCCGCAACCCAGCGGGGAACTGCGCGAGGCGTTCGCCTACGCCGTCGGGCAGGAAGGCCGCGCACCCAGCCAGTACATCGAGGTGCTGACGGTGTCTCCCGTCGAGGAGATCGCCAGCAGGCTGGAGCTGGCCGATGGGGAATTGGCGGTGGTGAGACGCCGTCTGCGTTTCGTGGACGGGCAGCCGTACAACACCAACGATTCCTACTTCCCCCGCGACCTGGTCGCGGACTCCGAGATCGCCAGGCCTGGAGACATCGCGCGAGGGGCGAACCGGGTGCTGGAAGAGCTGGGCCATGCGCAGGTGCGCGTCGTGGACGACATCTGGGCGCGCATGCCCAACCAGGAGGAGGCCGAACGCCTCCAACTGGAGCTCGGTACACCAGTCATGGTGTACGTCCGAGTGGGGTACGACGGGGCGGACATGCCAGTGCGTGTCGCCGTGTCGGTTTTGCCAGCCGACAAACATCTGATCAGATACGAGCTCGATCGCCGCTGA
- a CDS encoding trypsin-like serine peptidase, translated as MDISTEVSESRTQQTRAAAERYRWSGSERDEAWRRREQGEAFPDSPDMLAARTARLIQRSGLPVEAALEATRPDALDQPQMYERILGVAKDLQSWSFLPRGARAARTVARISVAENGRELPIGTGFLVSPRLLLTNHHVLPDVTVAGSVIVEFDAQVTVDNVPELSRRFVLDPGTFFVADAALDFALVLVSPGADGHQAGETFGWNRLSVQTGKLVIGEPVNIIGHPSGRLKEISIRENRLEARLDDFLHYETDTEPGNSGSPVFNDQWEVTALHHSGVPRTDDQGRILRRDGQPWREGDGDDAVDWVSNEGVRISVILKHLAALPLDEARRAYLTEMGPESGLAAVTIPPPASPVDGPVMERGVLPAGLPAAPGAFGGSTHLVYLHGRGQEEQAPERLRRYWTAGLNGGLTRAGLATITPDDAWFPFYARRLLPLEAVAPGPGSTGRLYEQLVVEAAGRTGMPGARPGSMEGLGDSVRRALNWLADTTDLDRLLIAAIFADVAAYLDDPQVRETVLDCVLEDLPRAGRLVLVAHSLGTVVAMDLLTRLGPAVEVELLVTAGSPLGLDGVHRRLLLGGPHRPGRVARWFNAWCPLDPVAIGCPLGGHWTGGPDEVAVANPVGKAHDIEEYLAHPEVAQPIGAALDPAALAAAWNGGARP; from the coding sequence ATGGATATATCCACGGAAGTCAGCGAAAGCAGGACGCAGCAGACCAGAGCCGCGGCCGAACGGTACCGCTGGAGCGGTTCCGAACGCGACGAGGCCTGGCGCAGGCGCGAGCAGGGCGAGGCGTTCCCCGACTCCCCCGACATGCTGGCCGCCCGCACCGCCCGCCTCATCCAGCGCAGCGGGCTCCCGGTCGAGGCCGCGCTGGAGGCCACCAGGCCCGACGCCCTCGACCAGCCCCAGATGTACGAGCGCATCCTCGGAGTGGCCAAGGACCTGCAGTCGTGGAGCTTCCTGCCCCGCGGGGCGCGGGCCGCGCGGACGGTCGCCCGCATCTCCGTCGCCGAGAACGGCCGCGAGCTCCCGATCGGCACCGGCTTCCTGGTCTCCCCCAGGCTGCTGCTCACCAACCACCACGTGCTGCCCGACGTCACGGTGGCCGGCTCGGTCATCGTGGAGTTCGACGCCCAGGTCACCGTGGACAACGTCCCCGAGCTCTCCCGGCGGTTCGTCCTGGACCCCGGCACGTTCTTCGTCGCCGACGCCGCCCTCGACTTCGCCCTCGTGCTCGTGAGCCCCGGCGCCGACGGCCACCAGGCCGGGGAGACGTTCGGCTGGAACCGGCTCAGTGTCCAGACGGGCAAGCTCGTCATCGGCGAGCCGGTCAACATCATCGGTCATCCCAGCGGCCGGTTGAAGGAGATCTCCATCCGCGAGAACCGGCTGGAGGCGCGCCTGGACGACTTCCTCCACTACGAGACCGACACCGAGCCGGGAAACTCCGGCTCGCCGGTGTTCAACGACCAGTGGGAGGTCACGGCGCTCCACCACAGCGGCGTCCCCAGAACGGACGACCAGGGGCGTATCCTGCGCCGCGACGGGCAGCCCTGGCGGGAGGGGGACGGCGACGACGCCGTCGACTGGGTCTCCAACGAGGGCGTGCGGATCAGCGTCATCCTCAAGCACCTGGCCGCCCTGCCCCTCGACGAGGCCCGGCGGGCGTACCTGACGGAGATGGGGCCCGAGTCCGGCCTCGCGGCCGTGACCATCCCGCCGCCCGCCTCTCCGGTGGACGGGCCCGTCATGGAAAGGGGCGTGCTCCCCGCCGGCCTGCCCGCCGCCCCCGGCGCGTTCGGCGGGTCCACGCACCTGGTCTACCTGCACGGCCGCGGCCAGGAGGAACAGGCTCCCGAACGGCTGCGCCGGTACTGGACCGCCGGCCTGAACGGCGGGCTCACCCGGGCGGGGCTGGCCACGATCACCCCGGACGACGCGTGGTTCCCCTTCTACGCCAGGCGACTCCTGCCGCTGGAGGCCGTGGCGCCGGGCCCGGGCTCCACGGGGCGCCTGTACGAGCAGCTGGTCGTCGAGGCGGCGGGCCGGACCGGCATGCCGGGGGCACGGCCCGGGAGCATGGAAGGGCTGGGCGACTCCGTCCGCCGCGCCCTGAACTGGCTCGCCGACACCACCGACCTGGACCGGCTGCTCATCGCCGCGATCTTCGCCGACGTGGCCGCCTACCTCGACGACCCGCAGGTCCGCGAGACCGTACTGGACTGCGTGCTGGAGGATTTGCCGCGCGCCGGCCGGCTGGTGCTGGTCGCCCACAGCCTCGGCACGGTGGTGGCCATGGACCTGCTCACCCGGCTCGGCCCGGCGGTGGAGGTCGAGTTGCTGGTCACCGCCGGAAGCCCGCTCGGGCTCGACGGCGTGCACCGGCGCCTGCTCCTCGGCGGGCCGCACCGGCCCGGCCGGGTGGCGCGCTGGTTCAACGCCTGGTGCCCCCTGGACCCGGTGGCCATCGGCTGCCCGCTGGGCGGCCACTGGACCGGCGGCCCGGACGAGGTCGCCGTCGCCAACCCGGTGGGCAAGGCCCACGACATCGAGGAGTACCTCGCCCACCCCGAGGTGGCCCAGCCGATCGGGGCCGCGCTGGACCCGGCGGCCCTGGCGGCGGCGTGGAACGGAGGCGCGCGCCCGTGA
- a CDS encoding aldo/keto reductase: MTSRSSAGPHVVALHIWDGRTPVEEVLRAMDDLVRAGKVLYVGISDIPAWQVSRMQEIARLRGWSPLVALQIPYSLVERTVERELIPMTEAMGLAVLPWSPLAGGVLTGKYGRSDLETDGGMGARKAVAAGNGFLTERALKIAAVVQELAAEAGTTPSRVALAWTLLNPAVVSSLVGARTLAQLKDNLGALEIELDTGQRARLDEVSAVDPGFPHDILGRLAASR, encoded by the coding sequence GTGACGAGCCGATCGAGCGCCGGCCCGCACGTCGTGGCCCTGCACATCTGGGACGGGCGCACGCCGGTCGAGGAGGTGCTGCGGGCGATGGACGACCTGGTGCGCGCAGGGAAGGTGCTGTATGTCGGCATCTCCGACATCCCCGCGTGGCAGGTGTCGCGCATGCAGGAGATCGCCCGGCTTCGGGGCTGGTCACCGCTGGTCGCCCTGCAGATCCCGTACAGCCTGGTCGAGCGGACCGTGGAGCGCGAGCTCATCCCCATGACCGAGGCCATGGGACTGGCGGTCCTGCCCTGGTCGCCCCTGGCGGGCGGGGTGCTCACCGGCAAGTACGGCCGCTCGGACCTGGAGACCGATGGCGGCATGGGCGCTCGCAAGGCGGTCGCGGCGGGCAACGGGTTCCTCACCGAACGGGCGCTGAAGATCGCAGCGGTGGTGCAGGAGCTCGCCGCCGAAGCCGGCACCACGCCGTCTCGCGTCGCGCTGGCCTGGACGCTGCTCAACCCCGCCGTCGTCTCCTCCCTGGTGGGCGCCAGGACGCTCGCCCAGCTCAAGGACAATCTGGGCGCCCTGGAGATCGAGCTCGACACCGGGCAGCGGGCGAGGCTGGACGAGGTCAGCGCCGTCGATCCGGGCTTCCCGCACGACATCCTGGGCCGCCTGGCCGCGTCGCGGTAG
- a CDS encoding thiolase C-terminal domain-containing protein, with protein sequence MPKRLLEFSDHTAIAGVGYTPFTKDSGVSTLTLACRAVLAALEDAGLAPDDVDGLATHRVGDSAPPTLVGPALGLADLSWHLDQFGGGSVSHAVVGQAALAVAAGLAETVVCYRAINARSEFRMGGTGRGLPASFEVQYQAPYGYVAPAQQFAMYARAHMLRYGTRAEHLGALAVTQRANAAKNPRALMRTPITLDDYLASRWIAEPFRLLDCCLETDGACAVVVTTAERARSLRRPPVLVSAAAWGGGTSHLSCDDPTVTAAAALAPRLYAQAGLGPGDVDVAELYDCFTYSVIVQLEDYGFCPKGEGGPYVASGATALDGALPVNTHGGFLSEGYVHGINHIAEAVSQLRGEAGDRQVPGAEVALSTAQPGYVLPATSALILRRA encoded by the coding sequence GTGCCCAAGCGCTTGCTTGAATTCTCGGATCACACCGCCATCGCCGGGGTCGGCTACACGCCCTTCACCAAGGACTCCGGCGTCAGCACCCTGACGCTGGCCTGCCGTGCCGTGCTCGCCGCGCTGGAGGACGCCGGCCTGGCGCCTGACGACGTGGACGGCCTGGCCACCCACCGGGTCGGCGACTCGGCCCCGCCCACCCTGGTCGGCCCCGCCCTGGGGCTGGCGGACCTGTCCTGGCACCTCGACCAGTTCGGCGGCGGCAGCGTCTCCCACGCGGTCGTCGGGCAGGCCGCGCTCGCCGTGGCCGCCGGCCTGGCCGAGACCGTCGTCTGCTACCGGGCCATCAACGCGCGCTCGGAGTTCCGCATGGGCGGCACCGGGCGGGGCCTGCCCGCGAGTTTCGAAGTGCAGTACCAGGCCCCCTACGGGTACGTGGCACCGGCCCAGCAGTTCGCCATGTACGCCCGCGCCCACATGCTGCGCTACGGCACCAGGGCCGAGCACCTCGGCGCCCTGGCCGTCACCCAGCGGGCCAACGCCGCCAAGAACCCGCGCGCCCTCATGCGCACCCCCATCACCCTGGACGACTACCTGGCCAGCCGGTGGATCGCCGAGCCGTTCCGCCTCCTGGACTGCTGCCTGGAGACGGACGGGGCCTGCGCCGTGGTCGTCACCACCGCCGAGCGTGCCCGCTCGCTGCGCCGCCCCCCGGTCCTCGTCTCGGCCGCGGCGTGGGGCGGCGGCACCTCGCACCTGTCCTGCGACGACCCCACGGTGACGGCCGCCGCCGCCCTGGCCCCCCGCCTGTACGCCCAGGCGGGACTCGGGCCGGGGGACGTCGACGTGGCCGAGCTGTACGACTGCTTCACCTACTCGGTGATCGTGCAGCTCGAGGACTACGGCTTCTGCCCCAAGGGCGAGGGCGGCCCGTACGTGGCCTCCGGGGCCACCGCGCTGGACGGCGCGCTCCCGGTCAACACGCACGGGGGTTTCCTGTCGGAGGGGTACGTCCACGGGATCAACCACATCGCCGAGGCGGTCTCCCAGCTCAGAGGCGAGGCCGGGGACCGCCAGGTGCCGGGCGCCGAGGTGGCGCTCTCCACGGCGCAGCCCGGCTACGTCCTGCCCGCCACGTCCGCGCTGATCCTGAGGAGGGCGTGA
- a CDS encoding LysR substrate-binding domain-containing protein produces MCPDCVLSLREVAVLDAHEPLRSGEIDVLAHWLVVGSPGFTIGPRITRRPRALAVAAGHPLARERSVSVEALADHLVPNWAVGGLDDRLRQAILPVRTPSGRVLRTHPEPVRTVAEAASLIARGKVVHPTVQMRHFGNDQVVLVPIHDLPPIPLGLVWRTSQENARIRALARVARDLTSGRLSPR; encoded by the coding sequence GTGTGCCCTGACTGTGTCCTGTCGCTGCGGGAGGTGGCGGTGCTCGACGCGCACGAGCCGCTGCGGTCCGGCGAGATCGACGTGCTGGCGCACTGGCTGGTCGTGGGCTCACCGGGCTTCACGATCGGCCCGAGGATCACCCGCCGGCCCCGGGCACTGGCCGTGGCCGCCGGCCATCCGCTGGCCCGCGAACGCAGCGTGTCTGTCGAGGCGCTCGCCGACCACCTGGTGCCCAACTGGGCGGTGGGCGGCCTGGACGACCGGCTCCGGCAGGCGATCCTGCCGGTGCGCACCCCGTCAGGGCGCGTCCTGCGGACACACCCGGAGCCGGTCAGGACCGTGGCCGAGGCGGCCAGCCTCATCGCCCGGGGCAAGGTGGTGCATCCGACGGTGCAGATGCGGCACTTCGGGAACGATCAGGTGGTGCTCGTGCCGATTCACGACCTGCCGCCCATCCCGCTCGGGCTCGTCTGGCGCACGTCCCAGGAGAACGCCCGGATCCGCGCGCTCGCCCGGGTCGCCCGCGACCTCACCAGCGGCCGGCTCTCCCCGCGATAG